One Thermococcus eurythermalis DNA segment encodes these proteins:
- a CDS encoding alkaline phosphatase produces MKGKSLVSGLLLGLLILSLISFQPSFAYSPHGGVKNIIILVGDGMGLGHVEITKLVYGHLNMENFPVTGFELTDSLSGEVTDSAAAGTAISTGAKTYNGMISVTNITGKIVNLTTLLEVAQELGKSTGLVTTTRITHATPAVFASHVPDRDMEGEIAKQLIMHKVNVLLGGGREKFDEKNLELAKKQGYKVVFTKEELEKVEGDYVLGLFAESHIPYVLDRKPDDVGLLEMAKKAISILEKNPSGFFLMVEGGRIDHAAHGNDVASVVAETKEFDDVVRYVLEYAKKRGDTLVIVLADHETGGLAIGLTYGNAIDEDAIRKIKASTLRMAKEVKAGSSVKEVLKRYAGFVPTEEEVKYIENALHSTNKYALSNAVADVINRRIGVGFTSYEHTGVPVPLLAYGPGAENFRGFLHHVDTARLVAKLMLFGRRNIPVTISSVSSVKGDITGDYRVDEKDAYVTLMMFLGEKVDNEIEKRVDIDNNGMVDLNDVMLILQEA; encoded by the coding sequence ATGAAAGGAAAGTCTCTTGTTAGCGGTCTGTTGTTGGGTCTTTTAATTTTGAGCCTGATTTCATTCCAGCCAAGCTTTGCATACTCCCCACACGGCGGTGTCAAAAACATCATAATCCTGGTTGGAGACGGCATGGGTCTTGGGCATGTAGAAATTACAAAGCTCGTTTATGGACACTTAAACATGGAAAACTTTCCAGTTACTGGATTTGAGCTTACTGATTCCCTAAGTGGTGAAGTTACAGATTCTGCTGCGGCAGGAACTGCAATATCCACTGGAGCTAAAACGTATAATGGTATGATTTCAGTAACCAACATAACCGGAAAGATAGTTAACTTAACAACCCTACTTGAAGTGGCTCAAGAGCTTGGGAAGTCAACAGGACTGGTCACCACTACAAGGATTACCCATGCAACTCCAGCAGTTTTTGCGTCCCATGTCCCAGATAGGGATATGGAGGGGGAGATAGCAAAGCAACTCATAATGCACAAAGTTAACGTCTTGTTGGGTGGTGGAAGGGAGAAATTCGATGAGAAAAATTTGGAGCTGGCCAAAAAGCAGGGATACAAAGTAGTTTTCACGAAGGAAGAGCTTGAAAAAGTTGAAGGAGATTATGTCCTAGGACTCTTTGCAGAAAGTCACATCCCTTACGTATTGGATAGAAAACCCGATGATGTTGGACTTTTAGAAATGGCCAAAAAGGCAATTTCAATACTCGAGAAGAACCCGAGCGGATTCTTTCTCATGGTTGAGGGCGGAAGGATTGACCATGCAGCCCATGGAAACGATGTCGCATCGGTTGTTGCAGAAACTAAGGAGTTTGACGATGTTGTCAGATACGTGCTGGAATATGCGAAGAAGAGGGGAGATACCTTGGTAATAGTGCTTGCCGATCACGAAACTGGAGGTCTTGCAATAGGTCTAACGTATGGAAATGCAATCGATGAAGATGCCATAAGAAAAATAAAAGCAAGCACGTTGAGGATGGCCAAAGAGGTTAAGGCAGGGAGTAGTGTAAAAGAGGTCCTCAAAAGGTATGCCGGATTTGTCCCAACAGAGGAAGAAGTCAAGTATATTGAGAATGCGCTGCACTCGACAAACAAGTATGCCCTCTCAAATGCAGTAGCCGATGTTATAAACAGGCGTATTGGTGTTGGATTCACCTCCTATGAGCATACAGGAGTTCCAGTTCCGCTCTTAGCTTACGGTCCCGGGGCAGAGAACTTCAGAGGTTTCTTACACCATGTGGATACAGCAAGATTAGTTGCAAAGTTAATGCTCTTTGGAAGGAGGAATATTCCAGTTACCATTTCAAGCGTGAGCAGTGTTAAGGGAGACATAACCGGTGATTACAGGGTTGATGAGAAGGATGCCTACGTTACGCTCATGATGTTTCTCGGAGAAAAAGTGGATAATGAAATTGAAAAGAGAGTCGATATAGACAACAACGGCATGGTTGACTTAAATGACGTCATGTTGATTCTCCAGGAAGCTTGA